ATGGCGCAGCTGATCTTTGGCCAGTCCATGTCGAAACTCTCCGCCCTGCAGATCGCCCGGCTGGCAGATGCCGCGGCCCAGCTGGCCGGCGGTCGCTCAACCTCGCTGTTCGACAAGCTCAGAAGCAATCTCGGCGTCGATGATCTGGATATTTCCACCGATTCAGAGGGTCAGGCCCGCGTTTCCGCCGGCAAATATCTGAATGAGAGAACCTATCTCGAACTGCAGCAGAGCGGTGAATCCGGTGCCAAAGCCATCATCAACCTCGATGTCGGGCGCGGCGTGAAACTGCGCGGTGAGGCGGGCGGCGATGGCGAAGGCGCAGCCGGTATATTTTACGAGAAAGAATACTGAGCACGCGAGTAAAAATGCTTAGCGGGTTTATGTCCGGACAATGCGTAAATCAAAAAGAGAGTGTTTTCGCGATTCGAAGAAAACGAAAACACTTCAGAGCCGTTCGCATTTAGGTTTGCGAAACCATCTCATGTTACGAATCTTCCATTGAAGACGGAAATAGTATTTCCGGCTGTTCAGGCACCAGGCAGAACGCCAAATCCGCATATGCAAGTGTCGGTGCACTTGCGCCGGCCTCCACAGCGAGCATTGGGAAGAATTCTGATGGCAATGATAAACTCTACCAATTTTGGCGGTGAGACGCTGGAAATCATCGCGTTCCGCCTGCACGATCAGGAATTCTGCGTGAAGACGACGACTATCCGCGAAATTCGCGGCTGGGCGCCTTCCACGCCTATTCCCCACGCGCCGAAAGACGTTATCGGCGTCATGAACCTGCGTGGCTCGGTCATTCCGATCATCGATCTGGCCCACAAGCTCGGCATGAAAAGCACCGTCGCCAATGAAAGAAGCGCCATCGTGGTGGCTGAAGTGCACAACATGGTCATCGGCATGCTGGTTGACCGCGTGTCCGACATCCTGACGATCCCGGCAAACCAGGTTCAGCCGGTTCCGGAAATCTCCGCCTCTTTCGACAAGTCCTATTCCGAAGGCATCATCGCCAACGAACATGGTATGATCTGCTTCCTGAACCTTGCAAAGATGTTCAAGGGAACGGAAGCGGAAGATCTCGCGGCTTAAGGCCTATTGGCGGCTTCCCCTCAAAGGTTTGCATTCTGACGCAAACAAAAGAGACGAGCCCGTTTCGTTCCAGACATCGACAATCAGGCCAAACCGCCGGAGCATCGCCCGGCGGTTTTGTTTTTTCTATTCCTGCGTTTTGTAAATAAGAACATTTTAATATTATAGATATCTAATATTAAAAGCTGAAAATCAGTACCGCACCGACACGCATCTCGCGGGTCCGATACCTGACCTAGGCCGACAAGACGCAAGTGCCTGCATTGCCGCTTTTGGCGGCAAACCTGTTCGTTGTTCAACATGATACGGCGCGGAACGCATCCTCTTATGCGGCTGGCCGCGCTGTGGCCGATATTCGGGGGACGTCCAATGCTGGGGTTAGGGAAAAGCGCAGATAACCGAAACATGCTCGATGCGATCTCCAGATCGCAGGCGGTCATAGAATTCGATCTTAAAGGTAATATTCTCACGGCAAACCGCAATTTCTGCGCAGCGTTGGGATATGATCTTGCCGAAATCACCGGCAAGCACCATCGCATCTTCTGCGACGGCGAATTCGCCGCATCGCGTGCCTATCAGGAGTTCTGGGAATCTCTCGCCCGTGGCGAGTTTCAGGCCAAGGAATATCGGCGTATTCGCAAGGATGGCGCGGTTATCTGGATCGAGGCTTCCTACAATCCGGTTTTTCGTTCGGGCAAGCCCTACAAGGTGATCAAGATCGCCACCGATATCACCGCCAAGAAGATCAAGGCCGCGGAAGACGCCGGCAAACTGGAGGCGCTTTCCCGCTCGCAGGCCACCATCGAGTTTTTTCCCGACGGCACGATCATCACCGCCAATCCAAATTTCTGCGCCACCGTAAATTACGACCTCAAGGAAATCGAGGGCAGGCACCATCGCATGTTCTGCGATCCGGCCTATGCCACCTCGCCCGCCTATGCCAGTTTCTGGCAGCGGCTGGCAGCCGGAGAATTCATCTCGGATGAATTTGTTCGCTATGGCAAGAACGGCAAGGAAATATGGATTCAGGCCGCCTATAATCCAGTTCTGGATGACGCCGGCAAAGTGGTGAAAGTGGTGAAATTTGCCACCGACGTGACGCCGCGCATGAGCGCCATCACCGTTCTTGCCGATGCCCTGCGGGCCCTGGCCGATGGTGATCTTGTGCAGCGCCTCGACAACAGTTTCGTGCCCAGCATGGAGAAGTTGCGCCAGGACTTCAACGAAGTTGTCGGTAAACTTCAGGCCACCATGCAGACGATCGCCCACAATGCCTCCACCATCGCATCAGGCTCGGGCGAAATCCGCATTGCTGCCGATCAACTCTCGCAGCGCACCGAACAGCAGGCCGCCTCGCTGGAAGAGACGGCAGCGGCACTGGAAGAAATTACCACGACGGTAAGCGATGCCAGCCAGCGCGCCGGCGAAGCAGGCAAGCTGGTGCTGCGAACGAAAGATCATGCCGAACATTCGGGCGAAATCGTTCAGCAGGCGATTTCCGCGATGGACGCCATTTCGCGTTCGTCCGGCGAGATCACCAACATTATCGGTGTAATCGATGACATTGCCTTCCAGACCAATCTTCTCGCACTGAATGCGGGCGTTGAAGCCGCCCGCGCCGGTGAGGCAGGCAAAGGTTTCGCCGTCGTGGCACAAGAGGTCCGCGAGCTTGCACAACGTTCCGCCGTGGCCGCCAAGGAAATCAAATCCCTCATCAACACCTCGCGCGAACAGGTCGCCAATGGTGTGGACCTCGTGGGCCGAACTGGCAGCGCCCTCAAGGATATTCAATCGCAGATGGGTGAAATCGACGTCAATGTTTCGGCCATCGTCGAGGCATCGCGCGAGCAGGCCAACGGGCTGAGGGAGATCAATCAGGCCGTTAACGTCATGGATCAGGCAACCCAGAAAAACGCCGCCATGGTGGAAGAAACCACCGCCGCCAGCCACGGCCTTGCCAATGAGGCGGAAAACCTGCACGAATTGCTGCGGCAATTCACAATATCGCATGAGACCGCGGCAGCACCCGCTCGTCCAGCCGACAGGAAACCGGCCGTGGTTACCAGATTGCCGGCACCACAGGCGCGATATTCCGCACCAAGGTCTCACGGAAACGCGGCAGCAGAATGGGCGGAGTTTTAGCCCCCTGAAGCGGAAGGCCGCTAAGGGAGGCGGCCTTAAATGTCAGAAAACAATCCGATCCGCGCGGGTGAAGATTTCAAAGTCTTCACCCCGCACCAGCGCAATGAGGGTGACACCCGCCCTATCGGCCGTTTCAATGGCAAGCGCTGTGGGTGCAGAAATCGCCGCCAGAACGGCACTGCCGAGGATCGCAGTCTTCTGGACCATCTCCACCGACAGGCGACTGGTGACGGCCACCATGCCAGCACGGGAAGATATGTCCGCATTCATGACGGCACCTGCGAGTTTGTCGAGAGCGTTGTGGCGACCGACATCTTCACGCACCGCCAGCAATCCCTCGTGAACGCTATAAAACCCTGCACCGTGAACGGCCCTTGTCTCCCGGTTGAGGCTTTGTGCGTCAGTCAACGCCTTCATCGCGGCGACGATGTGATGGGCGTCAACGGAGAGTTCTACCTGGCTCACATCCGGCACCACGCGAACCGCCTGCTCTATGGATTCTATACCGCAAAGACCGCAACCGACCGGACCTGCCATATTCCGTCTTCTGGCCCGCAGGGCATCGGCATTGGCATCCTGCAGATCCACCTGAACATCATAGCCTTGCCCGGCCTCGATCACCTCGATGGAACGGATGTCAGCACGCGACGATATGATGCCCTCTGTCAGGCTGAAACCGACGGCAAAATCGCTGAGATCGGCCGGACTGGCCATCATCACGGCATGCGTACTACCGCCGTATGAAAAGGCGACCGGCACTTCCTCCGGCACAGAGCGCTCGCCCTCGATTATGAGCCCTTCCCGCCGCGCGGTTCGCGTGAACCTTCGGTAACTTGCCTCTGCTGACACGGCGATCATTCCTCCATGGCCAAAACTGCCTCGCCTCACTCCCGATCGAAAAGCAGCATTTTTCTCCGACATCACATCTAGCCCATAGCGGTGAAAACCGGAATCAATTTCCCAAGCATCACCTGCTGGAACAGACCCGCGGCCACGCACCGCATCTTTGCTTTCGTCGATTTTCCGGCAGAGCAGTGATCTGCTTTCTGCTCGAGTGCTCCAGAGAGGCCAAACGGCTCGCAACACGCGCCTGAAAAAGAAGAGACGGCCTTTTCTCATCAGAGAGTGGCGATAGCCGAAAACAAAAAAGCGACCCAAAGGCCGCTTTTTGTTTTGAATATTGTGTGGGCAGTCATTCTTTCGAACCCGCCCGGTGCTTTCAAGCGGCGACGAGAACCTCATGCAGGTTCGTCAGTTCGTAAAGGTGCTTTTCAAGCTTGGTCAGATGCTCGTGGTGGTGATTGCCCTCTTCGATTTCGGCCTTGGCCGCATCGATACGCTTCTGCAGCGTGTCGGGGGACATATCATCGGCCGAAACGGCGGATTCCGCCAGAAGCGTGCAACCGGTCGGGAGGATATCGGCAAAACCGCCGAAAACGACGTATTTATGCGTCTCACCGGAGGCGAACTTCACCGTCACCAGACCCGGCTTGATCGTCGTCATCGTCGGAGCGTGATTGGCCAGAACCGTCATCTCACCCAGCGTTGCCGGGATGACGACTTCCGTAACCGTTTCGGAAATGAGCAGACGTTCCGGGGAAACGAGATCGAATTTGAAACTGTCAGCCATGGCTATTCACTTCTTTTCAATTACGCGGGCGTCACGGACTTCATTGCTACAACGCCGGCATCACCATTCCGGTTTCGCCACCGTTGCCGGCAAGGCGCGCAGTTGAACCACGCGCCCGCCAATTCATTATCAGGCGGCTTCGCCAGCCAGCTTCTTTGCCTTTTCGATGGCTTCTTCCATCGAGCCGACCATGTAGAAAGCTGCTTCCGGCAGGCTGTCATATTCGCCGTTGACCAGGCCCTTGAAGCCCTTGATCGTGTCTTCGAGCGCAACGAGCTTGCCCGGCGAACCGGTGAAGACTTCAGCGACGAAGAACGGCTGCGACAGGAAGCGCTCGATCTTACGGGCGCGGGCAACCGTCAGCTTGTCTTCTTCCGACAGTTCATCCATGCCGAGGATGGCGATGATGTCCTGAAGCGACTTGTAGCGCTGCAGGGTCGACTGAACCTTACGGGCAACTTCGTAGTGCTCTTCGCCGACGATCATCGGGTCGAGCATACGCGAGGTGGAGTCGAGCGGGTCAACAGCCGGGTAAATACCCTTTTCAGCGATCGAACGCGACAGAACCGTCGTTGCGTCAAGATGCGCGAACGAGGTTGCCGGCGCCGGGTCGGTCAAGTCGTCGGCGGGAACGTAAATCGCCTGAACCGAGGTGATCGAACCCTTGTTCGTGGTGGTGATGCGTTCCTGCATCTGGCCCATGTCGGTTGCCAGCGTCGGCTGATAACCCACGGCCGAAGGAATACGACCGAGCAGAGCCGACACTTCCGAACCAGCCTGCGTGAAGCGGAAGATGTTGTCCACGAAGAACAGAACGTCCTGGCCTTCGTCACGGAAGTTTTCAGCGATCGTCAGACCGGTCAGAGCAACGCGAGCGCGGGCGCCCGGCGGTTCGTTCATCTGGCCGTAAACGAGCGCAGCCTTGGAGCCTTCGCCGCCGCCAAGCTTGTTGACGTTCGATTCGATCATTTCGTGGTAGAGGTCGTTACCTTCGCGGGTACGTTCACCCACGCCGGCGAATACCGAATAACCACCATGCGCCTTGGCGACGTTGTTGATCAGTTCCATGATGAGAACCGTCTTGCCAACGCCGGCGCCGCCGAACAGGCCGATCTTGCCGCCCTTGGCGTAAGGAGCCAGAAGGTCAACGACCTTGATGCCGGTGACAAGGATCTGCGCTTCGGTCGACTGCTCGACGTAAGACGGTGCATCCTGGTGGATGGCGCGCTTCTTGGCCGTGGTGATCGGACCAGCTTCGTCAACCGGCTCGCCGATGACGTTCATGATGCGGCCGAGCGTTTCCGGACCGACCGGAACTTCGATCGGTGCGCCGGTGTTGGCGACGGCCTGACCGCGGACGAGACCTTCGGTCGAGTCCATGGCGATCGTGCGGACGACGTTTTCGCCGAGATGCTGTGCGACTTCCAGAACGAGGCGGTTGCCGTTGTTCTCGGTTTCGAGCGCGTTCAGGATCGGAGGCAGTTCGCCTTCGAACGCCACGTCGACAACAGCGCCGATAACCTGGGTAACCTTGCCCGCGCCGTTCACCGCTGCGGTTTTCTTGGGGGTAGCTGCCTTAGCCATTATCCTTACCCTCTTTCCTTACCTCAGAGCGCTTCCGCGCCCGAAATGATTTCAATGAGTTCCTTGGTGATCTGAGCCTGACGCTGACGGTTGTAGGAAAGCGTCAGCTTGTTGATCATCTCACCGGCATTGCGCGTTGCATTGTCCATCGCGCTCATCTTGGCGCCCATTTCACCGGCAACGTTTTCGAGCAGAGCCCGGAAAACCTGAACCGAAATGTTGCGCGGAATAAGGTCTTCCAGAATAGAAGCCGCATCCGGCTCATATTCGTAGACGGCGTTCTGCGTCGTCTCATCCGCTTCCACAACAGGCGTAGCGGCCGGAATGAGCTGCAGGCCGGTCGGGATCTGGCTGATGACGGACTTGAATTCCGAATAGATCAGCGTGCAGACGTCGAATTCACCCGCGTTGAAGAGCGAGATCACCTTCTTGGCGATCTG
The Agrobacterium cucumeris DNA segment above includes these coding regions:
- a CDS encoding chemotaxis protein CheW; its protein translation is MAMINSTNFGGETLEIIAFRLHDQEFCVKTTTIREIRGWAPSTPIPHAPKDVIGVMNLRGSVIPIIDLAHKLGMKSTVANERSAIVVAEVHNMVIGMLVDRVSDILTIPANQVQPVPEISASFDKSYSEGIIANEHGMICFLNLAKMFKGTEAEDLAA
- a CDS encoding methyl-accepting chemotaxis protein gives rise to the protein MLDAISRSQAVIEFDLKGNILTANRNFCAALGYDLAEITGKHHRIFCDGEFAASRAYQEFWESLARGEFQAKEYRRIRKDGAVIWIEASYNPVFRSGKPYKVIKIATDITAKKIKAAEDAGKLEALSRSQATIEFFPDGTIITANPNFCATVNYDLKEIEGRHHRMFCDPAYATSPAYASFWQRLAAGEFISDEFVRYGKNGKEIWIQAAYNPVLDDAGKVVKVVKFATDVTPRMSAITVLADALRALADGDLVQRLDNSFVPSMEKLRQDFNEVVGKLQATMQTIAHNASTIASGSGEIRIAADQLSQRTEQQAASLEETAAALEEITTTVSDASQRAGEAGKLVLRTKDHAEHSGEIVQQAISAMDAISRSSGEITNIIGVIDDIAFQTNLLALNAGVEAARAGEAGKGFAVVAQEVRELAQRSAVAAKEIKSLINTSREQVANGVDLVGRTGSALKDIQSQMGEIDVNVSAIVEASREQANGLREINQAVNVMDQATQKNAAMVEETTAASHGLANEAENLHELLRQFTISHETAAAPARPADRKPAVVTRLPAPQARYSAPRSHGNAAAEWAEF
- the fdhD gene encoding formate dehydrogenase accessory sulfurtransferase FdhD — translated: MIAVSAEASYRRFTRTARREGLIIEGERSVPEEVPVAFSYGGSTHAVMMASPADLSDFAVGFSLTEGIISSRADIRSIEVIEAGQGYDVQVDLQDANADALRARRRNMAGPVGCGLCGIESIEQAVRVVPDVSQVELSVDAHHIVAAMKALTDAQSLNRETRAVHGAGFYSVHEGLLAVREDVGRHNALDKLAGAVMNADISSRAGMVAVTSRLSVEMVQKTAILGSAVLAAISAPTALAIETADRAGVTLIALVRGEDFEIFTRADRIVF
- a CDS encoding F0F1 ATP synthase subunit epsilon, producing MADSFKFDLVSPERLLISETVTEVVIPATLGEMTVLANHAPTMTTIKPGLVTVKFASGETHKYVVFGGFADILPTGCTLLAESAVSADDMSPDTLQKRIDAAKAEIEEGNHHHEHLTKLEKHLYELTNLHEVLVAA
- the atpD gene encoding F0F1 ATP synthase subunit beta → MAKAATPKKTAAVNGAGKVTQVIGAVVDVAFEGELPPILNALETENNGNRLVLEVAQHLGENVVRTIAMDSTEGLVRGQAVANTGAPIEVPVGPETLGRIMNVIGEPVDEAGPITTAKKRAIHQDAPSYVEQSTEAQILVTGIKVVDLLAPYAKGGKIGLFGGAGVGKTVLIMELINNVAKAHGGYSVFAGVGERTREGNDLYHEMIESNVNKLGGGEGSKAALVYGQMNEPPGARARVALTGLTIAENFRDEGQDVLFFVDNIFRFTQAGSEVSALLGRIPSAVGYQPTLATDMGQMQERITTTNKGSITSVQAIYVPADDLTDPAPATSFAHLDATTVLSRSIAEKGIYPAVDPLDSTSRMLDPMIVGEEHYEVARKVQSTLQRYKSLQDIIAILGMDELSEEDKLTVARARKIERFLSQPFFVAEVFTGSPGKLVALEDTIKGFKGLVNGEYDSLPEAAFYMVGSMEEAIEKAKKLAGEAA